A genomic region of Crocosphaera sp. UHCC 0190 contains the following coding sequences:
- a CDS encoding mechanosensitive ion channel family protein, with protein MRNNLVLDASYFWEEWLRITIILQRPAVQVQLLAIAISIFITWIVSHWVWSQFSQLFPQLTEFCKKDKRIYWQQYGAAVLYYIFPPLFCLIIVSLLQIIFVQQGWFTGYFQDSIKLLWLYCFYRIFLISLYSSFNRSAVQYYHHHLFAPLFAILIIAKVINLFTDLENLLRVSFVQLFGDSITLESIFVIVGGLYFWVIGCSLLEKLLLYFFPLDIRKNKRTSQAISLILRYFLITLGVVIIFGYVGVSGTAIAAITGGLSVGIGFGLKEVISNFVSGIWLLFEGALKPDDIISIDNEMSQVKKLGVRATTVQVIRDNSEKIIPNQFFFTQNFTTFTGSNNLVYSSVIVGANYDCNPQKVINILLEVANNNSAILKIPNPVAFAISFGDSSIDFELKFWLNDPLISKRISSNLICEIWQAFKEHDIEIPYPQQDLHIINGIQINDSEFLDIPKL; from the coding sequence ATGAGGAATAATCTTGTGCTTGATGCTAGTTATTTTTGGGAAGAATGGTTGAGAATTACGATTATTTTACAACGTCCTGCTGTTCAAGTCCAACTCTTGGCGATCGCTATATCAATTTTTATCACGTGGATAGTTTCTCACTGGGTGTGGAGTCAGTTTAGCCAACTATTTCCCCAACTTACTGAATTTTGCAAAAAAGATAAACGAATTTATTGGCAACAGTATGGGGCAGCTGTACTTTATTATATATTTCCACCATTGTTTTGTTTGATAATAGTTAGTTTACTACAAATTATTTTTGTACAACAAGGATGGTTTACGGGTTATTTTCAAGATAGTATTAAACTTTTATGGCTTTATTGTTTCTATCGTATTTTTTTGATTTCTTTATATTCTTCCTTTAATCGGTCGGCAGTTCAATACTATCATCATCATCTTTTTGCACCGTTATTTGCTATTTTGATTATTGCTAAAGTCATCAATCTTTTTACTGATTTAGAAAATCTTTTACGAGTTTCTTTTGTTCAACTATTTGGTGATTCAATTACTCTAGAATCTATTTTTGTTATCGTTGGGGGATTATATTTTTGGGTTATTGGTTGCTCTCTTTTAGAAAAATTATTACTCTATTTTTTCCCATTAGATATTCGCAAAAATAAAAGAACATCTCAAGCAATTTCTCTGATTCTTCGCTACTTTTTAATTACACTAGGCGTTGTTATAATTTTTGGCTATGTTGGGGTTAGTGGTACAGCTATTGCTGCTATTACTGGTGGTTTATCGGTTGGTATTGGTTTTGGTTTAAAAGAAGTGATTAGCAACTTTGTAAGTGGGATCTGGCTACTCTTTGAAGGAGCTTTAAAACCAGATGATATTATTAGCATAGACAATGAAATGAGTCAAGTAAAAAAATTAGGAGTAAGAGCAACAACCGTTCAAGTTATACGAGATAATTCCGAAAAAATTATTCCCAATCAATTCTTTTTTACTCAAAATTTCACTACTTTTACAGGGAGCAATAATTTAGTTTATAGTTCGGTAATTGTTGGGGCAAATTATGATTGTAACCCTCAGAAAGTTATCAATATTTTACTAGAAGTAGCTAATAATAACTCTGCTATCTTAAAGATTCCCAATCCTGTGGCTTTTGCCATTAGTTTTGGTGATTCTAGTATTGATTTTGAACTAAAATTTTGGCTCAATGATCCTTTAATTAGTAAACGAATAAGCAGTAATTTGATTTGTGAAATCTGGCAAGCATTTAAGGAACATGATATTGAAATTCCTTATCCTCAACAAGATTTACATATTATTAATGGTATTCAAATCAATGATTCTGAGTTTCTAGATATTCCCAAGTTGTGA
- a CDS encoding leucine-rich repeat domain-containing protein, translated as MSRLKTVILSSRIVQFLFGLLFSLIISETLLNFTSVNATTAFTELCLNKAHLSEDSQYTISILLENSKQPDCETSARYLSQKKELDLSGTAIKDLTPLSSFKQLTALYLADNQISDITPIASLTNLEKLELSNNQISNLTALSKMDNLKTLWMWNNKVRNLTPLSSLRSLTRLYLPFNQISNLKPLSSLSNLQVLILDNNKISQVSSLSSLYQLRGLSLINNKIEKIDELGKLENIKTLIAPDNQISDISFLTQLPQLSLLILDKNNISDITPLSSLSNLEKVYLSNNKIKDITPLSYLNNLSYIELSHNHIIDVSSLALLTKLTNLTLSNNPLQNLTCPINPDSICKF; from the coding sequence ATGTCACGTTTAAAAACGGTTATTCTTTCCTCTCGAATCGTTCAATTTTTATTCGGTTTGTTGTTTTCCTTAATTATCAGTGAAACCCTACTTAATTTTACGTCTGTCAATGCAACCACTGCTTTTACAGAATTATGTTTAAACAAAGCACATTTATCAGAGGACTCACAATATACTATTTCAATTTTACTGGAAAATTCTAAACAACCTGATTGTGAAACATCTGCTCGTTACCTATCACAAAAAAAAGAGTTAGATTTATCGGGAACGGCAATTAAAGATTTAACTCCATTATCTTCTTTTAAGCAATTAACAGCCTTATATTTAGCTGATAATCAAATCTCTGATATTACTCCCATCGCTTCCTTAACAAATTTAGAGAAGTTAGAGTTATCTAATAATCAAATTAGTAACCTAACAGCTTTATCGAAAATGGATAACTTAAAAACCCTGTGGATGTGGAATAATAAAGTCAGGAATTTAACCCCGCTTTCTTCCTTACGAAGTCTGACTCGTCTCTATCTTCCTTTCAATCAAATTTCTAACCTTAAACCTTTATCATCCTTGAGTAATTTACAAGTTTTGATTCTTGATAATAATAAAATCTCTCAAGTGTCTTCCCTATCTTCTCTTTATCAATTAAGAGGACTTTCTCTGATCAATAATAAGATTGAAAAAATTGATGAATTAGGGAAACTAGAAAATATCAAAACATTAATTGCTCCTGATAATCAAATCAGCGATATTAGTTTTCTTACTCAGCTACCCCAACTCTCTTTATTAATTCTTGATAAAAATAACATCAGTGACATTACTCCTTTGTCAAGTCTAAGCAACTTAGAAAAAGTTTACTTATCCAACAATAAAATTAAGGATATTACCCCCTTGTCTTATCTCAACAATTTATCATATATTGAACTAAGTCATAACCACATCATTGATGTTTCATCTTTAGCCTTATTAACGAAATTGACCAATCTTACCCTCTCTAATAATCCCCTGCAAAATTTAACTTGTCCGATTAACCCTGATTCAATTTGTAAATTTTAA
- the psbA gene encoding photosystem II q(b) protein has product MTTTIQSQNISPWEQFCQWVTSTNNRLYIGWFGVILIPTILTATICFIIAFIAAPPVDIDGIREPVAGSLLYGNNIISGAVVPSSNAIGLHFYPIWEAASLDEWLYNGGPYQLVVFHFLIGIFCWMGRQWELSYRLGMRPWICVAYSAPVSAATAVFLIYPIGQGSFSDGMPLGISGTFNFMFVFQAEHNILMHPFHMLGVAGVFGGSLFSAMHGSLVTSSLVRETTETESQNYGYKFGQEEETYNIVAAHGYFGRLIFQYASFNNSRSLHFFLGAWPVVGIWFTAMGVSTMAFNLNGFNFNQSVLDSQGRVISTWADVLNRAGIGMEVMHERNAHNFPLDLASGAQTPIALTAPAIHG; this is encoded by the coding sequence ATGACAACTACCATACAAAGCCAAAATATTTCTCCATGGGAGCAGTTTTGTCAGTGGGTAACTAGCACCAATAACCGCCTTTATATTGGCTGGTTTGGCGTTATTCTTATCCCCACCATTCTGACTGCCACCATCTGTTTCATCATTGCCTTCATCGCCGCGCCTCCCGTTGATATTGATGGAATTCGTGAGCCTGTGGCCGGTTCTCTGCTCTATGGAAACAATATTATTTCTGGAGCCGTTGTTCCTTCTTCTAACGCCATCGGACTGCATTTCTATCCCATTTGGGAAGCAGCTTCTCTTGATGAATGGCTCTATAATGGCGGCCCTTATCAGTTAGTTGTTTTCCACTTCCTGATTGGCATTTTCTGCTGGATGGGACGGCAATGGGAACTTTCCTATCGTTTAGGAATGCGTCCTTGGATTTGTGTTGCTTATAGCGCACCTGTCTCTGCTGCGACTGCTGTTTTCCTCATCTATCCCATCGGACAAGGTTCTTTCTCTGATGGTATGCCTTTAGGAATCAGTGGAACCTTTAACTTCATGTTTGTCTTCCAAGCAGAACATAATATCCTGATGCACCCCTTCCATATGTTGGGTGTGGCCGGTGTGTTTGGTGGTTCCTTATTCTCTGCCATGCACGGTAGCTTAGTCACCTCTAGCTTGGTGCGTGAGACAACGGAAACCGAATCCCAAAACTACGGTTATAAGTTCGGACAAGAAGAAGAAACCTATAATATTGTGGCGGCTCACGGTTACTTTGGTCGTTTAATCTTCCAATATGCCTCTTTTAATAACAGTCGTAGCTTACATTTCTTCTTAGGAGCTTGGCCAGTGGTTGGTATCTGGTTCACCGCAATGGGTGTCAGTACCATGGCCTTTAACCTCAACGGGTTTAACTTTAACCAGTCAGTCTTAGACTCCCAAGGTCGTGTCATTAGCACCTGGGCCGATGTTCTTAACCGTGCTGGTATTGGGATGGAAGTGATGCACGAGCGCAATGCTCACAACTTCCCCTTAGACTTAGCTAGTGGAGCGCAAACCCCTATTGCCTTAACGGCTCCTGCTATTCACGGATAA
- the trmH gene encoding tRNA (guanosine(18)-2'-O)-methyltransferase TrmH, protein MKKNVLPRRYHRIKQVLNQRQPDLTVLTEDVHKSHNLSAIIRTCDAVGILEVHTLNVIDEFPEVSLVAKGSDKWIFLNPHPDIKTAINHLKKQNFRIYAAHFSEQSVDYRQIDYTQPTAILLGAEKWGVSQEAAQLADGHIIIPMLGMVQSLNVSVAAAVILFEAQRQRLGAKMYDNTRLAPETYQRILFEWSYPDIAAKYQEKGEPYPSLGENGQIIQ, encoded by the coding sequence TTGAAAAAAAACGTGCTTCCTCGACGCTATCATCGCATAAAACAAGTTCTCAATCAACGACAACCGGATTTAACTGTCTTAACAGAAGATGTTCATAAATCTCATAATTTATCTGCCATTATTCGTACCTGTGATGCTGTGGGAATTTTAGAGGTGCATACCCTGAATGTTATTGATGAATTCCCAGAAGTTTCTCTAGTAGCCAAAGGTAGTGATAAATGGATTTTTCTTAATCCTCATCCTGACATAAAAACGGCAATTAATCATCTTAAAAAACAAAATTTCAGGATTTATGCCGCTCATTTTAGCGAGCAATCTGTAGACTATCGGCAAATCGATTATACTCAACCGACAGCCATTTTATTAGGGGCAGAAAAATGGGGAGTGAGTCAAGAAGCTGCCCAATTAGCCGATGGACATATTATTATTCCCATGTTAGGAATGGTGCAATCTTTGAATGTTTCTGTTGCTGCTGCGGTTATTTTATTTGAAGCACAACGCCAAAGATTAGGGGCTAAAATGTATGATAATACCCGTCTTGCGCCTGAAACCTATCAGCGAATTTTATTTGAATGGAGTTATCCAGATATCGCGGCTAAGTATCAAGAAAAAGGGGAACCTTATCCCTCTTTAGGGGAAAATGGGCAAATTATTCAGTAA